The following nucleotide sequence is from Trifolium pratense cultivar HEN17-A07 linkage group LG2, ARS_RC_1.1, whole genome shotgun sequence.
AATGAATTGTGGAAACAAAGCATCAGGTGTCAGTAGAATTAGTACAATGACATATTATGAACAATACTAAACTTTAATCTCCTCTTGATGGTTTGGAtaattaaaaagtattttgATGTTTATGCCAAAGAGATAACCATGAAAAAGAAATAACATAACAGACAGTAATACATGGTATCACATCCGTGTACAGTTTTGTTAGATTAGACAAGAAAAATAATACTTTAAAGGGAATTGACAGGTCAAAGAATTCATGAGACTACCTTTTCAAATATAGTTTCTTTATCAGGACCAAGGCGAATGAGGTTGAGGAAGTTGTATGATACAGGGGGGGCATAACGGGCAACCATCCTggaaaaaaaataggatttaaaTATAACTGGTATTCATTTGAGTATTTGAAAACATAGGCAACTCAACAAACAAATACGAGCAGTggcaacataaaaataaaaaacttacgAGCATATCATAAGCAAGTTAACTGAGCTGGTCTGTCTGGGCGTCAGTGAGTAAAACATCAACATTCCGATTTTGAACAAAGAATAGTATGTGCAGATGCACATGTACATGAGTGGAACAAAAGCAAATGCCTGCACAAGAAATTAAAGGTTAGTGATTTCATACAATCTCACAATCACAAAGATCAGAGTGTGAACAAAAAATATATCACGGTACATGattcacatcattaaaaataGATCGTTATATTTTCCAGTTAAGGGATACTGAGCTCTAAATTGGAATGAATGCATCTGTGATGCTAAAATAGTTGAGCAGAAGTGCAGAACATTGACATGAGATTCAAAAGAAGTTTGTCTTCATTTCAAATAAGAAGTAGCAATGTAGAATCAAAAGCATTTTATTGAAGCAAAGACACATTATGTGAGATTCCATTAGCAATTTGTTTGCATAAGATGTATGTCCCTAAGCCAAAAGAACAGAAATTTTATTTCATACGAGAGACAGACACACCCATCCCAAAGAACAGAAATTTTATTTCATAAGAGAGACAGACACACCCATATTAGAAGAAAATCGCATATGATGTTGACCAATACATGACAAAGGCCATCTAAATCAAAAAGAAGTTTATATGAGATGGGATAGATgtcaattttgtttaaaatgttATCTGATTtccaaagtttttttaaaatgttatccTGATATTATGTAACATCTTAGTTTATCTCCTAGgattatttattatgattttcttcctaattttccaatttatttagaattaggAGGGGACATGTAACCCTATAAATAGGGGTTAATGTTTAGTCTTTTGTATCAAGTTATTATCAACAATATtcaaagttattattatttctctccTCTTCTTATCTAACTCCAATAACTTTAACAATTTCACAACAAAATCTTCACCGAAAACTCTTTGAAAAggtgaaaaatattttacatgtATATACAGCATTTCAATGTCCAACATAGGAAGAACAAAAAACTCCAAGAGTCTACCTGCACAAGCATGTCATGTGTCCCGACATATTTTATAAGAATGTAGAAGCACATTTTATATACATACAGGCACACATACATATAGCAAATGTTCATCATATGAAATAAAACTCTCAACAGAATTGGTCTACCTGCACAAGCAGCTCCTGTGTTCGAACGGATTTTATAAGAATGGAGAACAGTGATAGATCAATGCTAGGCAGCAGAGTAGCCTCTGCTAAAAGAATTGCAACAGACATGATGCCAAGTAAAATAGCAAAGCCCTTTTCAACTTGCTTCCTTAAAATGCATTTCCAAAAAAATTCTGCAAAGAAACACAATTAGTTCAgaaccaaaatttcaatgccTCCAACCAAAATATTCTCtattcaaaaaagaaagaatgaggATTTATCCTTGCATGATCAAATAATGCAAAATAACATGTACCAAAAAACCTAATTCGAGAAAGGCTAGCTAAAAGTGAGATAAAACTCAAGAAGCTTTTATGCCAAAAACAACATATGTATGAGCAAATATAATGACTTCTCACTAGGTTTGTCACTACTGTATTCAAATTTCTCTTATTTCAAAACCTAAGGAGGTCAATTTATACATAGTAAATGTCTGAGCAAGTCGAATATAGAGcattatattttgttaatatattattattatacagaAAAGGTAATGTTCACGAGGCATCATAAAAGAAAGAGCAttgcaaataataataaataaaaaaaagaaaagaaaaaagtccAAGCTATTCCAGATACAGTGGAGAAACATTCTCGTAGTTACCCAAAGTATCAAATAAGGACCCCAACTTGCCAGTCCGATCAGGTCTGATGCTTGAATTATATTCCCTGAAATTATAGCATGAAAATTTGGGTAAGGTGAGGGTTCTAGGACTGCAATATACTATAGGATATTAAAATATCGTCCCAAACCAACAAAGCAGAAAACAAAATTCGGAGCAAACCATCCAGTTGAATTGCGGCGTTCATAATTCTTTATTGTATCTTCCAACTCAAGGGCTTCCTGCACATAAGTTATATACTCACTGCAAAAGCAACaatatcaaataaattttgACTATCGCTGAAGGAAATCTAAGGTGCCTTTGTTGTAAAGATTTGGCAGAAGTAATCTGTGAATCAATGGAAAACTAGACAAGAAGTATATGAATCATTCTGAAAGAGACAAGAAGTAATCTACTTCACCACTATAAAGAAAGCTAGATTTTACAAGGTATCTTTCAATTAATAGATGCTAGGAAGCAAAGATGGAACTCTTCATGATCCAAGTAAAACCAAAAGAATGAAATTAATgagcataattattaattagaccaATTGTAAGATTCAGTAgtacacaaaattaaaaagaaaaagacatcaAAAAAGTATAAGTGTGTGTCAAGTGAAGAAACATATCAGAAATTGGATTTTCACTAATATAATGAATAAGATGTAGGCATTATCAGTGACATgcagaacaaaaacaaataactaaAAGATCTATTAAATATTTTCCTCATTGTAAAAACACAACAATTGAATTTACCATAAATGCTGTACAGGATTCAAGAACACATGACACCACTAGAGACCAAATTGATCACATCATCACATGCTTACCTTTTGTATCTATAATACTCCTCGCGAGCATTCCGAAGATGACGCCTTAGTTTTGCCATTGACTTCTCATCTGTATCGTAATCCATATCATTTTCCCCTAATTGTCCACCTTGCGGTTTGAAGGACGGATCTTCTCTAAActgaaaaattgaaagttatgTCTAAACGGAGATAGCAATACAGATTTTGTACCAAAATCCTTAATCAAATAAGGTCTCAAGTGCTCAATACCATTTGAGCAAGCATATCGTCAATGACATTCATATAAGGTCTCAAAGGATCCCGCTTGGACATCTGCTTGGAAGTTGCTTGGGCAACCTATACAAATATACAATCATTAAGTTCCAAGAAACGTGTCTGTTTTGGGGGCAGGTTGCAAGATTACTTTGAAAATAGAGCAACTCAAAAGCAAGCAATTCTTATTTTGCATCATAACCATGCCATGATGCATATTTTCTGCTCAGTATGAgtttcaaaattaatatttccAATGTATATGGAATTTGAAAGGAAGCCAACTGGTTTAAGACAGCTAGAGAAGGCGGTTCTTTTTAATAACACTACGACACGAATCATAAACAAGAAAATGTGGTTCTATATTCTTCAAATCGAAAGAATAACAAATTTTCCACACTGTATATGTGCACTAGGAAAGCAGCCACAACCAAGCCTTGTCTATTTAGACTGTAGATGGCTTGGTTGCATAGACTAAATAACTAAGTTGGCCTCTATTAAAAACCAAAACATTCTATAGATCAATTCACAATAATGTCTTCTCCACAGTAAAattgcaaaatatattttacacgCAACTTGAATGAAACACTTACAACAATAGCATTTGAAAGATCTTGGTGGGCATCATCAAGTTTGACAGCCATTTGGGCAATTTTGTGGGAAAGAACTTTCTGGCGGGTGGTCCAATCAGCATTTCTCCAAATGCTTTTAGGAATTTCACTTAAACCAAAGCCAAGAAGAAATGCACCAGTAACAAGTCCAAAAGTATTTGAGCAAGTCATGGCAAATCCCATAAGACTCCCACCCCTGCTTACAGAAGTATCAAACAACTATAAATCATTCCTAAAAAAGAATGGCTTCATTTTAAAACTGAAAAGTAAACAGACAAATACAAGTGAAAAAAGTCCTATTTCATGCTAACTTGTCAACCATGACAAAAAATAGACAAATAGTTGGGAAGTGAGCAGATATTTATGAGTTTATGACTTGACAAATAATACATGCCACTGATTATCGAGAGCCATGACTTACATATACAATTAAGATCTGTAACTTTTGTATTCCATGAGCCTAGTTCACACTTGATCGAAACACATGCTTACGATTATGATTGGATTGATGCAAGGAAAAAGAATGGAATGAAATCATGATaggttccattgtttggattttttGAAAAAGGATTGAATATAATGGAACACGAtgaactttttcaaaaataaatggaACACGATGAAGTGCACTTCATCCCGTTCCAACCAATACCTCAATTTGTCTTCCCCTACAACTTGAGGGTATTGGGTTGAAACATTTTTCTCCATTCCATCATAAAAATATCCAAATAGTCCATTTCACTTTATTCTGTTTTACCTTGATACGCATCATTTTATTCTCTATTAGATATCCAAACACACAGTCTAGAAGTTCCTGGTACTGAGGTTCAACACTACTGGAACACCCGACCACTTCCCCCTCCCTTCTCAGGTCTCCTAATGTAGACCCAAAGGAAGTTGGGCACCACTCTAATGGCTTTCCCTAGCCCCTGCATAGTTTAGtacccataaaaacaactatacTTTATTTCAAATGACCTCGCAACTTTTTCATAATGCATTTATCTATATTATTGTTTACTCAAGATCTTATtatattgagattttttttaacaccCTCATAGAAACTGTGTTAGCCTCACAGAGTAAATGCACAGATGTCAAAAGACTAAACAAATTAGATTGAAATCTGAACTTGCAAATGCAGAGCTTTATCGGACAGATAACTATTTTACAGAACTCTCTTAAATAATCTCATTATTCACAGACACATGCACAGGCTCAAGTTAAATTTCAATACATCAggagagagagaggggggggggggggggggggggggggggaagaGTCCAAGAAGCAATGATTTGGAGCTAACATGATGCTAAAATCAACAATTAACAAAATCTAAGAATttgggttgggcctaactcaacccttacaaaaccggctttcAAGGCGAGGATTATCCCCACTTATAAAGTTATGTTCAAGCCATATGTCATCCAACGTGGAACTCTTAACATAAAACAATTAAGGCTAAGAGGATGAGAACTAACCAGGTCCTGTGCATCATAATGAGAAGAATAATTCCGAAAAGACCAATGGATCCCACAATTAGATAAAAGACCAAGTTAACATGTACACTAGTCTTCAATCTTTCTGATACAGTGAAATCCCCAGCATCTTCAAAACCCTGAATAAGGGGCACGACAGCCCTGCTTaggataaataatttaaatatgagGAAATTGCATCTCTGATCtgtaaaaactaattaaatattTCCTTGCAATATCATGATTAAAATGTAGACAAGCATATTAAACAATTTAGAAATACACTGCAtacacaaaataaacaaaattttatgtaattgTTATTCATTACTACTTCCGGTGTAAGTGTAACCCAAAATCTGTTTTGTAgtagaaaaatgttaacatacATTCACACCTgagtgtgtttgatttgttaaagggtaagtactggacagaacagtacaagacagaacagcacaacacatgacagaacagcacaaaACAAACTTTTgagatattgaacatttttttgtcttatacgatattttgttaataaaatggtattttggcattttagacaacttgtactgcggacaaaaagttgtgctgtggtttagtgaggtacaaaaaattctgtttttgtcctgtccattgcttcccagtttgtccagttcctgaaacagttttacaatcaaacacagtacaactacagttgtcctgtccagtcccttattttttagcgaaTCAAACGGACCCCTTATGTATAAGGAAGTTCAATACTAGAGATACCAAAGGAACACAACACAGCataaatatattcaaatttgttGATGATTTACATTAAATTGTTACTTCGGCTTGATGACATTACAAAATTAGATTAGATACATAACAAGGTGTGCAGTCCACAGACTAATAACAAGGATCCTGGAGGAATGTTTGAGTTTAGGTCATTGAGGGAGCAAAGCAATTATCCCATGATAAACCAAACTAGCTGAAAGACTTTGGAGTAGGCAGAATAAAAGGATGTGAAAGTGATGCAAACATATAATCACAAACTTTAAATTGGCGTACCAAGTAAGCAAAAATGTACTCCAATATGACCAGctccaaaagaaagaaataccTCCATTCTCATTGTGAGAAGCTATCGTCTGAAAGTTTCATagaaacacaattaataaatgaaataatgCACACACATTTATTCAATCAACCACAACTTTTTTCAccttaaaacaatataaagtTCCAAAAATCTACCGCTCGAAGGAAGAATAAAAAACTCATTATTAGCCAAATAACAGTCAAATTGAACCGAATAGGAACGAAATGCAGCAGAAAAAAACTGATTTAACTGACACAagcttaaaaacaaaataaaaaggcaTGAAGATGTCTGGTCAATACATATAAGGAGGCAGCACAATTTTTGTCCAAATTTTGGAGTTTTGACACTAACCTAAAGTACATCATTCcaatgttataaataaataatgattaAATTTTTCTCCTAGTTTCTAGCTCAAAAACCAACTATTCACAACTTCACCATGTACAATACAAGCCCCTTTTGAAAGTTTAGGTTTCCTCTAAGACAAATAACATTATTAAGGAAGTGTTAACTATAATCCACGCACTCACTCTTGACCA
It contains:
- the LOC123906239 gene encoding LMBR1 domain-containing protein 2 homolog A-like isoform X1; translated protein: MWVFYLISLPLTTGMVLFTLRYFAGPDVPRYVLFTVGYTWFCSLSIIILVPADIWATIASHNENGGISFFWSWSYWSTFLLTWAVVPLIQGFEDAGDFTVSERLKTSVHVNLVFYLIVGSIGLFGIILLIMMHRTWGGSLMGFAMTCSNTFGLVTGAFLLGFGLSEIPKSIWRNADWTTRQKVLSHKIAQMAVKLDDAHQDLSNAIVVAQATSKQMSKRDPLRPYMNVIDDMLAQMFREDPSFKPQGGQLGENDMDYDTDEKSMAKLRRHLRNAREEYYRYKSEYITYVQEALELEDTIKNYERRNSTGWEYNSSIRPDRTGKLGSLFDTLEFFWKCILRKQVEKGFAILLGIMSVAILLAEATLLPSIDLSLFSILIKSVRTQELLVQAFAFVPLMYMCICTYYSLFKIGMLMFYSLTPRQTSSVNLLMICSMVARYAPPVSYNFLNLIRLGPDKETIFEKRMGNIDNAVPLFGDKFNKIYPLIMVTYTLLVASNFFDKVFDFLGSWKRYIFKTEAEDMDGLDPSGIIILQKERSWLEQGRKIGEEQVVPLARNFNGLDIESGNNHRGRNSVELKTTSDLITEEVNGGISKTLDEETRRYGSSREAISNKYAEIRAQGGPLSKLKTEEKKVASYSVLDEGNTNSRNSAGAPSSGLASTWQTMKTGFQSFKSNIGAKKFLPIRQTEENTVSRVSSSESLDEIFQRLKQPSLDQVIYNDED
- the LOC123906239 gene encoding LMBR1 domain-containing protein 2 homolog A-like isoform X2, with translation MMHRTWGGSLMGFAMTCSNTFGLVTGAFLLGFGLSEIPKSIWRNADWTTRQKVLSHKIAQMAVKLDDAHQDLSNAIVVAQATSKQMSKRDPLRPYMNVIDDMLAQMFREDPSFKPQGGQLGENDMDYDTDEKSMAKLRRHLRNAREEYYRYKSEYITYVQEALELEDTIKNYERRNSTGWEYNSSIRPDRTGKLGSLFDTLEFFWKCILRKQVEKGFAILLGIMSVAILLAEATLLPSIDLSLFSILIKSVRTQELLVQAFAFVPLMYMCICTYYSLFKIGMLMFYSLTPRQTSSVNLLMICSMVARYAPPVSYNFLNLIRLGPDKETIFEKRMGNIDNAVPLFGDKFNKIYPLIMVTYTLLVASNFFDKVFDFLGSWKRYIFKTEAEDMDGLDPSGIIILQKERSWLEQGRKIGEEQVVPLARNFNGLDIESGNNHRGRNSVELKTTSDLITEEVNGGISKTLDEETRRYGSSREAISNKYAEIRAQGGPLSKLKTEEKKVASYSVLDEGNTNSRNSAGAPSSGLASTWQTMKTGFQSFKSNIGAKKFLPIRQTEENTVSRVSSSESLDEIFQRLKQPSLDQVIYNDED